In Phycisphaerae bacterium RAS2, the DNA window CACCATCACGGCATCGGGCCCCGGCGACGAGGCCATCGAGGCCGACGATCTGGCGCACGGTGTCTTCGCGCACTACCTGCTGGAGGCGTTGCGCGGCAAGGCCGACGGACTGGGCGGCCCGGCCGATGGGATCGTGACGCTGCCCGAGCTGACCGCCTACCTCGATCGCCACGTGGCTGACGCGGCCCGGCAGCGCAAGGGCATCCAGAAGCCGAACATCTTCATGGAAGAGGTGCAGGAACCGGGCAAGTTTCTGGTGACGATCGATCCGAAGCGGCTGCTGGATCTGGCGGCCGCCGCGCAACGGGAATCGGATTTGGTCAGACAGCGAATCGAAGCACTCAAAAAGATGTTCGTGGATGAACGCATCGATGATTCGCAATACCGGCTGGGCAAGTCGCTTCTGGAGTCCGCCCCTGACCGGCTGGACAAGCCCGACCGGGAGCGGCTGGCGATCTTTGTGGAATTGATCGCCGGCGCCGTGCCGGCCAATCGGTTGCAGGCTCTGCTCGACAGCGTCGAGACGCCCGAGCAGCGGGCGGCGCGGCTGGAGCGGGAGCGCATGGCGGCGCGTGTCACGGCGACGCTGGGCAAGCTGGAGGCCGCTTTTGAGAAAAAGAACGGTGACGAGGCCTTCCGGTTACTTGGTGAGTTGACGAGTCTTTCGCCGAGTCATCCGGCGCTGGATGATTGGCGAAAGCGTGTCGAGGGGCTCGGCCCGCCAAAAGAGCTGACGCTCGATCTTGGCGGCGGGGTGAAGCTGGATCTGGTGCTGATTCCGGCGGGTGAGTTCATGATGGGCTCGCCGGATGATGAGGAGGATCGCGACAGCGACGAAGGCCCGCAACATCGGGTTCGAATCAGCAAGCCATTCTACATGGGCAAGTACGAGGTAACGCAGGCGCAGTGGCAGGCGATAATGGGGAGCAATCCGAGCCGTTTCAAGGGCGATGGCACCCTGCCGGTCGATTCGGTTTCATGGGAGGACTGCCAGGCGTTCTGCAAAAAGCTCTCGAGCCGCTCTGGTAAAGAGGTCCGTCTTCCGAGCGAGGCCGAATGGGAATACGCCTGCCGGGCGGGGACGACGACGCGGTTCTGCTTCGGGGATTCGGACAGCAGCTTGGGCTCGTATGCGTGGTACGATGAGAATTCGGACAACAAGACCCACTCCGTGGGCGGCAAACGTGCCAACGCATGGGGCTTGCATGACATGCACGGCAACGTGTGGGAGTGGTGCGAGGACACGCATCATGACAACTACACCGGCGCGCCGACGGATGGGCGGGCGTGGACGACCGGAGGCAAGCAGACGTCCCGTGTCCTGCGGGGCGGCTCGTGGGTCATCGGCGATCGCTGGGTCCTGCGCTCGGCGTTCCGCAGCAGGAACACGCCCGACTTCCGCAACTTCTTCAACGGCTTGCGTGTTGCGGCAGGGATCTCTCCATAGCCCTTGGCTCTTGGTCCCTTGATCCCTTGGCTCTTTTGGTTTCTTGTTTTTTTGCACGGGCCTTCAGGCCCGTGCGCAGGAGGGGAAATGGTTGGCACGCATTACCGCCCGGCGTCAGTTCTCCCCGCACCGCCCCGCATTTCCGCCCTCTGCCCCGACCGGCGACTCCGCCCACTGCAACGGTTGACGTCTTCGCCCCCGTAGCGGCCGGCGTCCCTGCCGGCCGACGAACCCGCGCCACCTCCAACTCACCTCGTTCGCTCCAACCTTCGACGCAGCCAACCGCGCAAACCACCGGCCGATGTACGACTCTGGACTCAATTCTCGGATTGTTTGCGAATTCCCCAGCCGCAAGGACCGCGCTTTCGGCGGTCTGAAGGTTGGGAGATAATGGACGGCTCATGGATTCGGAACCCGATAACCTGGTCGCCTTCCTCGCACGCGAGCACGACGCGATGGCTGAATCGCCGGGGGCTTGCCCCGATGAAAATGTGTGGGCGTCGCTGGAGACGGGGTTGCTCTCGCCCGAACAGCGGGACGAATTGCTGGTCCACGCGCAGGTGTGTTCCCCCTGCCGCCGGCGGATGAGCGAGATCGTCGGCGAGTGGCCCGCGGACATGGCGATTCCCGAAACGGCTCGCGAGTCGGGAGGCAGCGCGCTGCCCACGGGCCGCGGCCCAAATCAGGACACGCGCGGCGCGGGCCCGCGCGCCGGCGAGCGGAACATTCTCTTTCGCATCGGGCCGCGACACTATGCCATCGCGGCGGCACTGCTGATGGCCGTCACGTTGTGGCTGGCCTGGCCCGGCGGCGCGCCCGACGCCTCGCTGCTGGGCACGCCAATCGCGCGGTTGACCGACTTCGGCGACATCGGCATCCTGCAGCGGCGAACGCTCTCGGAGAGGACCGATCCGCAGCGGCAAGCCGTGACCGAACTGGCCGCACGGCTGGAGGCCCACGCGGCGAAGAACCCGAACGAGGCCGACGTCTGGAGAGACCTGGCCCGCGCGCAGCTTCGGCTGGGCCGGATCGAGTCGGCCGCATCGGCGGCGCGCCGTGCTACGGCGGCCGCGCCGAATCGCGCCGAGCTGCAAAATCTCGCCGGCCTGATTGCGTATCGCACCGGGCACTACGTCGAAGCGGTGGAGGCTTTTGGCGAGGCGATTCGGCTGGCGCCGGGCGTCGCGGATTATCACCTCAACGCCGCGCTGGCGCTGGAGGAACTGCAACGGATTGACGAGGCCATGCTGCATTGGAAGGAGTTTTTGCGGTTGGCGCCGCGCGACCCGCGCGCGGAGGAAGCGGCCCGATGGATCGGCGTCCTGCAAGGCCGGACGGATGCGAATCCCGCGACGCCGTAGCGCGGCGGGCCGGAGCGATTGTCGATGCGAGCATTTGCCACGAAAAAGACACTTTGGCGGGCGCCGCTTGTGGCCGGCGTGTGGCTTGCGCTGTTGGCTCCGGAGGCCGGTGCGGCCGTTCGCGTGCTGCTGGTCGGTGTGAGCGAGTATGCTGACGCGGCGGTGGTCAGCCCGGCCGGCGCGGCGAACGATGTGCGCGCGATGCGCGAAACGCTCACCGAGCGATACGGGCTGGGCGACGCGCAAGTTCGCGCGCTGGTCGGCAAGGCCGCGACGCGCGAGGCCATCCTCGATTCCCTCGGCAACTGGCTTCTCAAAAACGCGACGGCGGGAGATGAACTCGTATTCTATTTCTCCGGTCATGGGTCCAATCGCCCGGACGACAACGGCGACGAGGACGACGGGCAGGACGAGATTCTGTGCCCGTCGGATTACGTGCAAGAGACCGGTCAGAACGGCATCGTCGATGACGAGTTGGGCGAGATGCTGCGCGCCGCAGCGGAAGCCCATGTGCTCGTGATCCTCGACGCCTGTCACAGCGGCACCGCGACCAAGTCGCTGGGGAATCGCCTCGTGGAACTGCCGACCATTCGCGCGGGGCGCACCCAGGCGCGGTACATCCCGCCGCCCCGCCGCCCGGCCAATGCGCCGGGCGCCGCGCCGCGCCGGACCAAGGGGATCACGACGGTTCGCGACCTTCCCGCGGCGACGTTCAGCGCCTGTCGCGATCATCAGCGCGCGGTGAGTACGAAGTTCATGATCGGCGGCCGGCTCGTGGATCACGGCGCTTTCACGTACATGCTCGTGCAGGGCATGGCCGGCGCGGCGGATGCCGACGGCGACAAGGCGGTGACACTGGCCGAGCTGGATGCGTTTGTGGAGCGCTCGCTTCGGCAAAGCGTCTATCAATTCGAACAACAGCCGCAGTTGCTCGTGCACGACGACGAACCGCGGCGGCGACTTCTCGGCACGGAACTGCGCGTCACGCCCGTGACGCTGGCGGCGATGGATCGCGATCGCTACCGCGTGAATCTCGGTGCGCTGGACGGACTGGCCGCAGGCGGGCGCGTGCAGATCACCGTTCAGGATCGCGGCATCAGACCCCAACTGGCGGTGCTGGAAACCTCCGACGCGCACAGCGCGGTGGTACGGCTGGAAGAGAAGCCGCCGGCCGAGTGGCGAACGCGCTTGGAATCCAATCAGGCGATCGGTGTATCCGTGGCGCCCGCGAGCCTGCCCGTCAGTGAGAATGTGCTGCGCGTCTGGCTCGGCACGTTCTTCGAGGGCGGGCGCGAAGCCATGCCGCCCAAAGCGATCATCGACGCGCTGGGTCGCCTCGACGGCGTGCAAGTCGTGAGAGGGGAGGCCGACGCCGATCGGCTGATTGTCGGTGAATTCAACGGCGCTCGGTTGAAACTGGCCGTCGCGCTGCGCTCCGAACGCATTATCCGCGTCATCGAAGGGACGGAGGCCGAAGTCGTTCACGCTATGCGCGAGCAGATGGAAGCGGAGCGCGCTAAACAAGTAATCATTTGCATGCAGGATCCCGGCGGGCCCTCCCGCGTCAAGATGCGAACCGTGGACGGCCGCACCGAGTTTGTGGTGCGCCGCACGGGCGAGAAAGATTACCTGGAGCTGGAGATAGATGTCCCGGCCGACGGTTTCTTGATGCTGCTGAACGTCGATGGAGAGGGCACGTTCACTCAATTGTTTCCCAATCAATATCATCCCGACGGGCGCGTTTCCGCCGGTCGTCTGCGTATTCCGCAGCCCGGCAAGTTCAAGCTACCGATCAATCCGCCTGCCGGTCGCGATCTGATCAAGGCCATCTGGTCGCGCGCTCCGCTCGACGCCGGCAGCATTCGCACAAAATCGATCGCCCACGGCATGGTGCAAATCACCCGCCCCGCCGACGCCCTTGCGCTGGTCGATTCAATCCAGCGCGGCCTTATTGAGGCGCCGCGCACCAAGGGCTTCGTGCCCGAAGCCGCCGTGCCCGGCACACTCGGGGCCGATCTTGGCTGGTCCTGCGACGCGATTTTTATTGATACCTTTGACGAGGAGTGAGGCACTCGGTCCGGGCCTGTTCCCCCGCCGGCCCCCCGCCCCCCAACGCCCTTCTTGTGACCCTAATCCCCGAAATTTCTCCGGCAAAGCGCGCAAGACGCGACCAGCCACCGGTCTGGTATGCAGAGGTTCAAACGAACCCAAAGGAGACATGCCATGAACCGTTGCAAACTGACTTGTGCCCTGTGTGTATTGGCCCTCACTCAAGCAGCGGCGGCCGGGATCCAGCCGCGTGGTCAACTGATGGCGAGGCGAGCGGCCGAACTGGACGCGTATCGCCTGCTGGCCGAACGAGTCCTCGGGCTGCAGCTCACGAGCGAGACGACCGTGCGGGACTTTGTTCTGGAATCAGACGAAATCGCCACACGGGTGAGCGGCTTCCTTCGCGGCGTCCGCACGACGGACACCCGGGAATTCGCTGATGGCTCGGTCGAAGTCGACGTGGAGCTGCCGCTTGTCAGCGTGGTGGAAACGTTGACGCGCATCCGAACGGCGTGCTACCGCGGCGGCCGATTCAGCAAGACCGATTTCACCGAGATTACGCGCCATCACAAGGAGACCATGATCAAGGCCACCGGCACCGGCGCGCCGCGAGCCAGCGGTCCCGCCGATCCGCTCAACACCCTCAAGCCGGCCGCGCCAGCGCCCGCCGCGCTCCCGCCCATCTGGAAGGACTTCGCACCACAACAGCGGCTGATGGCCCGGCGAGCCGCGCTGCTTGACGGGTATCGC includes these proteins:
- a CDS encoding lipoprotein NlpI, producing the protein MDSEPDNLVAFLAREHDAMAESPGACPDENVWASLETGLLSPEQRDELLVHAQVCSPCRRRMSEIVGEWPADMAIPETARESGGSALPTGRGPNQDTRGAGPRAGERNILFRIGPRHYAIAAALLMAVTLWLAWPGGAPDASLLGTPIARLTDFGDIGILQRRTLSERTDPQRQAVTELAARLEAHAAKNPNEADVWRDLARAQLRLGRIESAASAARRATAAAPNRAELQNLAGLIAYRTGHYVEAVEAFGEAIRLAPGVADYHLNAALALEELQRIDEAMLHWKEFLRLAPRDPRAEEAARWIGVLQGRTDANPATP
- a CDS encoding Caspase domain protein, with product MRAFATKKTLWRAPLVAGVWLALLAPEAGAAVRVLLVGVSEYADAAVVSPAGAANDVRAMRETLTERYGLGDAQVRALVGKAATREAILDSLGNWLLKNATAGDELVFYFSGHGSNRPDDNGDEDDGQDEILCPSDYVQETGQNGIVDDELGEMLRAAAEAHVLVILDACHSGTATKSLGNRLVELPTIRAGRTQARYIPPPRRPANAPGAAPRRTKGITTVRDLPAATFSACRDHQRAVSTKFMIGGRLVDHGAFTYMLVQGMAGAADADGDKAVTLAELDAFVERSLRQSVYQFEQQPQLLVHDDEPRRRLLGTELRVTPVTLAAMDRDRYRVNLGALDGLAAGGRVQITVQDRGIRPQLAVLETSDAHSAVVRLEEKPPAEWRTRLESNQAIGVSVAPASLPVSENVLRVWLGTFFEGGREAMPPKAIIDALGRLDGVQVVRGEADADRLIVGEFNGARLKLAVALRSERIIRVIEGTEAEVVHAMREQMEAERAKQVIICMQDPGGPSRVKMRTVDGRTEFVVRRTGEKDYLELEIDVPADGFLMLLNVDGEGTFTQLFPNQYHPDGRVSAGRLRIPQPGKFKLPINPPAGRDLIKAIWSRAPLDAGSIRTKSIAHGMVQITRPADALALVDSIQRGLIEAPRTKGFVPEAAVPGTLGADLGWSCDAIFIDTFDEE
- the pkn1_3 gene encoding Serine/threonine-protein kinase pkn1; its protein translation is MMLCRRQLAVVISFATAWLSAAPAPAQQGKAVGVEEVRATDTLGAARYAVVIGINTYQDATIPKLNYAEADARAIHQTLIDPQVGGIEPKNAVLLLGKDATTRNIRKALTDLRTIPKDATVFIFFSGHGAKEAGEAFWVTTDSELGGLGFSAIPDREVRALTDRIPSNRLIMLLDCCYAAATVKEQKSIVDIAEALKSFVGKGRVTITASGPGDEAIEADDLAHGVFAHYLLEALRGKADGLGGPADGIVTLPELTAYLDRHVADAARQRKGIQKPNIFMEEVQEPGKFLVTIDPKRLLDLAAAAQRESDLVRQRIEALKKMFVDERIDDSQYRLGKSLLESAPDRLDKPDRERLAIFVELIAGAVPANRLQALLDSVETPEQRAARLERERMAARVTATLGKLEAAFEKKNGDEAFRLLGELTSLSPSHPALDDWRKRVEGLGPPKELTLDLGGGVKLDLVLIPAGEFMMGSPDDEEDRDSDEGPQHRVRISKPFYMGKYEVTQAQWQAIMGSNPSRFKGDGTLPVDSVSWEDCQAFCKKLSSRSGKEVRLPSEAEWEYACRAGTTTRFCFGDSDSSLGSYAWYDENSDNKTHSVGGKRANAWGLHDMHGNVWEWCEDTHHDNYTGAPTDGRAWTTGGKQTSRVLRGGSWVIGDRWVLRSAFRSRNTPDFRNFFNGLRVAAGISP